A region from the Mesorhizobium shangrilense genome encodes:
- a CDS encoding MFS transporter, with product MSTFDTSDPEAVRRRRAAKRATGDNDNRDAPVIVEEPKADVAEAGEPLQPTRQRRRRPWQTPVEPPASLPAPAPYVPRHPFVALCYAATSVMIAITYGLGLNFVNANLLQVSGEFSATTNEAVWLTAAYMAPNVSLSLLLVKIRAQYGLRQFAELAIVIFIVVNGLHLFTHDLGTAIVARFFAGVAAAPMSTLSLLYILECFPPERKMTIGMPMAMINIGLGSPIARLISPALLDLGGWQPIYLLEVGLALISLALIYTLPLTSPPKVKVLGFMDVVSYLFLAVGFGTLAIVLSVGRYYWWLEAPWLGWLLVASIVCLVTVAVIELNRKYPLLDIKWLSSPEILHFAGVLLMFRVLMTEQSSGISGFFQQAGLLNDQQTTLYAIILCATIAGGVACAAVLKPGREPAIHVVALCLMAIGAFMDSRLTSQTRPEQMYVSQALIAVASSLFLAPALAMGFVNALKKGMNYMLSFVVVFLFTQSIGGLIGSAIFGTLVILREKFHSAGIVEHLAMTNPAVAQRISQLGGAYSHVLTDPVLRQAEGVALLAQQATQEAYARAYGDVFLLIAIASAFAVAVLVLRMAWRQLGTLLRSAAVAA from the coding sequence GTGTCAACCTTCGACACATCCGATCCCGAGGCGGTGCGGCGTCGTCGCGCCGCCAAACGCGCAACGGGCGACAACGACAATCGCGATGCGCCGGTTATTGTTGAAGAGCCGAAGGCCGATGTGGCGGAAGCGGGCGAGCCCCTCCAACCAACCCGCCAGCGCAGGCGCCGCCCCTGGCAGACACCGGTTGAACCGCCGGCCTCGCTGCCGGCACCGGCGCCCTATGTGCCCCGGCATCCGTTCGTGGCGCTCTGTTATGCCGCGACCTCGGTGATGATCGCCATCACCTATGGTCTGGGGCTGAATTTCGTCAATGCCAACCTTCTCCAGGTGTCCGGTGAATTCTCCGCCACCACCAACGAGGCGGTGTGGCTGACGGCAGCCTATATGGCGCCCAATGTCAGCCTGTCGCTGCTGCTGGTGAAGATCCGGGCGCAGTATGGCCTGAGGCAATTCGCCGAGCTCGCCATCGTCATCTTCATCGTCGTCAACGGGCTGCACCTGTTCACCCACGACCTCGGCACGGCGATCGTCGCCCGCTTCTTCGCTGGCGTTGCGGCGGCACCGATGTCGACGCTGAGCCTCCTCTATATCCTCGAATGTTTCCCGCCGGAACGGAAGATGACCATCGGCATGCCGATGGCCATGATCAATATCGGGCTGGGCTCGCCGATCGCCCGGCTGATCTCGCCGGCCCTGCTCGATCTCGGCGGCTGGCAGCCGATCTATCTGCTGGAAGTCGGCCTGGCGCTGATCAGCCTGGCGTTGATCTACACGCTGCCGCTGACCTCACCGCCCAAGGTCAAGGTGCTCGGCTTCATGGATGTCGTCAGCTACCTCTTCCTCGCCGTCGGCTTCGGCACGCTGGCCATCGTGCTGTCGGTCGGCCGCTACTATTGGTGGCTGGAGGCCCCGTGGCTGGGCTGGCTGCTGGTTGCCTCCATCGTCTGCCTCGTCACTGTGGCGGTGATCGAGCTCAACCGAAAATATCCGCTGCTCGACATCAAGTGGCTGTCGTCGCCGGAGATCCTGCATTTCGCCGGCGTGCTGCTGATGTTCCGCGTGTTGATGACCGAGCAGTCGAGTGGCATCAGCGGCTTCTTCCAGCAGGCCGGCCTGCTCAACGACCAGCAGACGACGCTCTATGCGATCATCCTCTGCGCCACCATCGCCGGCGGCGTTGCCTGCGCGGCGGTGCTGAAGCCGGGGCGGGAGCCGGCGATCCATGTCGTCGCGCTCTGCCTGATGGCGATCGGCGCCTTCATGGATTCGCGGCTGACCAGCCAGACGCGGCCCGAGCAGATGTATGTCAGCCAGGCGCTGATCGCGGTGGCGAGCTCCCTGTTCCTGGCGCCGGCCCTGGCGATGGGTTTCGTCAACGCGCTGAAGAAGGGCATGAACTACATGCTGAGCTTCGTCGTCGTCTTCCTGTTCACGCAGAGCATTGGCGGCCTGATCGGCTCGGCGATCTTCGGCACGCTCGTCATCCTGCGCGAAAAATTCCATTCGGCTGGTATCGTCGAGCATCTGGCGATGACCAATCCGGCGGTCGCCCAGCGAATTTCGCAGCTCGGTGGCGCCTATTCGCATGTGCTGACCGATCCGGTGCTGCGCCAGGCGGAAGGCGTCGCGCTGCTCGCCCAGCAGGCGACGCAGGAAGCCTATGCGCGCGCCTATGGCGACGTGTTCCTCTTGATCGCCATCGCCTCGGCCTTCGCCGTCGCGGTGCTCGTGCTGCGGATGGCATGGCGCCAGCTCGGCACTCTCCTGCGTTCCGCAGCAGTGGCGGCGTGA
- a CDS encoding MarR family winged helix-turn-helix transcriptional regulator: MTTATQRFEILEETARVSRKIRTLFDARVRERGLTLARARTLLRIARCEAANQKELADELEIETATLVRIIDGLETQGLIERHEVEGDRRAKQVVLTREGEALADVVELVAAQVGREVLAGIPKHELRSAHGSLRKMAVNIESAAGRFAELEPVIGK, from the coding sequence ATGACCACTGCCACACAGAGATTTGAGATCCTCGAGGAGACCGCGCGTGTCAGCCGCAAGATCCGCACCCTGTTCGACGCCAGGGTGCGCGAGCGCGGGCTGACGCTGGCGCGGGCCCGCACGCTGTTGCGCATCGCGCGTTGCGAGGCGGCCAATCAAAAGGAACTCGCCGACGAACTCGAGATCGAGACGGCAACGCTGGTGCGCATCATCGACGGGCTGGAGACACAAGGCCTGATCGAGCGGCACGAGGTCGAGGGCGACCGCCGCGCCAAGCAGGTCGTGCTGACCAGGGAAGGCGAGGCGCTGGCTGATGTCGTCGAACTCGTGGCTGCGCAGGTCGGCAGGGAAGTGCTGGCGGGCATCCCCAAGCACGAGCTTCGGTCGGCGCACGGCAGCCTGCGCAAGATGGCTGTCAACATCGAGAGCGCGGCCGGCCGTTTCGCCGAACTCGAGCCGGTGATTGGAAAATAG
- a CDS encoding DUF5343 domain-containing protein, producing MAEKEARSGADALAGKEEKKSQPNREIAGNMPYTTSVGVLKRALQKIPVSERPPKFNKDFLNTVFEITGGSSIPVIPILKRVGFLTSDGTPTNYYSEFQTSGGKASAALHALKTGFAEIFKRNQYAHKADRDKIVDTIVSITGLTRTDRIVGYIYGTFSAFQEYAQGAEEVKPVPTTGANGSDTATPTQDRSGSPLLSLNGISYHINLVLPATTNIEIYNTIFRSIRENLIK from the coding sequence ATGGCAGAAAAAGAAGCGAGGTCTGGTGCAGACGCACTGGCTGGAAAAGAAGAAAAGAAATCTCAACCTAATCGAGAGATAGCAGGAAATATGCCTTACACTACGAGTGTGGGCGTTTTGAAAAGAGCCCTTCAGAAAATACCAGTCAGTGAACGACCACCAAAATTCAACAAGGATTTTCTAAATACTGTTTTTGAAATCACCGGGGGGAGTTCAATACCGGTGATACCTATCCTAAAGAGAGTCGGATTTCTGACGAGCGATGGAACGCCCACGAATTATTACTCTGAGTTTCAAACGAGTGGTGGCAAAGCGTCAGCCGCGCTTCACGCGTTGAAGACAGGTTTCGCCGAGATTTTTAAACGAAATCAATATGCTCATAAGGCCGATCGAGATAAGATCGTGGATACAATTGTCAGTATCACCGGCCTGACACGCACCGATAGAATTGTTGGATATATATACGGTACGTTCAGCGCGTTCCAAGAGTATGCGCAAGGCGCAGAAGAAGTGAAGCCTGTTCCGACGACGGGAGCGAATGGGTCCGATACAGCGACGCCTACGCAGGATCGCAGCGGAAGTCCTTTATTGAGTCTTAATGGTATTTCATATCATATTAATTTGGTGCTTCCGGCAACTACAAATATAGAAATATATAATACGATATTTAGGAGTATTAGAGAAAATTTAATCAAATGA
- a CDS encoding HlyD family secretion protein has protein sequence MSKILKSFSTYLALAAGIVGVLVVLYAWQLPPFESSIEQTDNAYVRGNVTMLSPQVAGYVAEVPVTDYADVKKGDLIVRIDDKPYAQKLEQARATLASKSAALSASDQAEAASRAQITLAEAGIASAKAADDLARANLRRGEQLIAKGFSTQSDVDVVRNAVSQSDAAMREADARLEVARQALAQTLVSRQSLHADVDQAQAAVRLAEIDLANTRIVAPEDGTLGTVGASFGAYVTAGSQLTSLVPERKWVIANFKETQVALLKVGQPASFRVDALNRAEIRGHITRFSPAAGSEFAVIKADNSSGNFTKVAQRIPVRIEIDEGQDLAAMLAPGMSVIVSVDTDAAPSRL, from the coding sequence ATGTCCAAGATCCTCAAATCCTTCTCCACCTATCTTGCCCTTGCCGCCGGCATCGTCGGCGTGCTGGTCGTCCTCTATGCGTGGCAGCTGCCGCCCTTCGAGAGCAGCATCGAGCAGACCGACAATGCCTATGTGCGCGGCAACGTCACCATGCTCAGTCCGCAGGTGGCCGGCTATGTGGCTGAGGTGCCGGTGACCGATTATGCCGATGTGAAGAAGGGCGATCTGATCGTGCGCATCGACGACAAGCCCTATGCCCAGAAACTGGAGCAGGCGCGCGCCACGTTGGCCAGCAAGAGTGCGGCGCTGTCGGCCTCCGACCAGGCCGAGGCGGCCAGCCGCGCGCAGATCACGCTGGCCGAGGCCGGCATCGCCAGCGCCAAGGCGGCCGATGATCTGGCGCGCGCCAATCTCAGGCGCGGCGAGCAACTGATCGCCAAGGGATTTTCGACGCAAAGCGATGTCGACGTGGTGCGCAATGCCGTCAGCCAGTCGGATGCCGCCATGCGCGAGGCCGATGCCAGGCTCGAAGTCGCCAGGCAAGCGCTTGCCCAGACGCTGGTCAGCCGCCAATCCCTGCATGCCGATGTCGACCAGGCACAGGCTGCGGTGCGGTTGGCCGAGATCGACTTGGCGAACACGCGTATCGTGGCGCCGGAAGACGGCACGCTGGGCACCGTCGGCGCCTCGTTCGGCGCCTACGTCACGGCCGGTTCGCAACTCACCAGCCTGGTGCCGGAGCGCAAATGGGTGATCGCCAATTTCAAGGAGACGCAGGTCGCGCTGCTCAAGGTCGGCCAGCCTGCCAGCTTCCGCGTCGATGCGCTGAACCGCGCCGAGATACGCGGCCACATCACACGGTTCTCGCCGGCGGCCGGATCGGAATTCGCCGTCATCAAGGCCGACAATTCGAGCGGCAATTTCACCAAGGTGGCGCAGCGCATCCCCGTGCGCATCGAGATCGACGAAGGCCAGGACCTCGCTGCGATGCTGGCTCCCGGCATGTCGGTGATCGTCAGCGTCGACACGGATGCCGCGCCGAGCAGGCTGTAG
- the carB gene encoding carbamoyl-phosphate synthase large subunit: MPRRTDIKSILIIGAGPIVIGQACEFDYSGTQACKALKEEGFRVILVNSNPATIMTDPELADATYIEPITPEVVAKIIAKERPDALLPTMGGQTALNTALSLRRMGVLDRYNVEMIGADATAIDKAEDRALFREAMHKIGLETPKSTLANATDVKNTDRKMHEAERAAVKAEAPADLDAALDALETRWNLGEGDRKQRYISHGMAIAAQALDHVGLPAIIRPSFTMGGTGGGIAYNRAEFYEIVQSGLDASPTTEVLIEESVLGWKEYEMEVVRDKADNCIIVCSIENIDPMGVHTGDSITVAPALTLTDKEYQMMRNASIAVLREIGVETGGSNVQFAVNPADGRLVVIEMNPRVSRSSALASKATGFPIAKIAAKLAVGYTLDELENDITGGATPASFEPSIDYVVTKIPRFAFEKFPGAEPVLTTAMKSVGEVMAIGRTFQESLQKALRGLETGLTGLDEIEIPGLGYGAATANHADDRNAIRAALGTPTPDRLRMVAQAIRMGTSLEDVHAMCKIDPWFLEQIAGIVAMEARIREHGIPADAVNLRMLKAMGFSDARLASLTKTDADVIAKIRDKLDVHPVFKRIDTCAAEFASPTAYMYSTYEVPFAGALADEAQVSSRKKVVILGGGPNRIGQGIEFDYCCCHAAFALRDAGYEAIMINCNPETVSTDYDTSDRLYFESLTAEDVLEILRVEQTSGELVGVIVQFGGQTPLKLADALEKAGIPILGTSPDMIDLAEDRDRFQKLLHKLGLSQPKNGIAYSVEQARLVAGELGFPLVVRPSYVLGGRAMQIIHSEGMLQSYLLDTVPGLVPEDIKQKYPNDKTGQINTLLGKNPLLFDTYLSGAIEVDVDCLCDGKDTFVSGILEHIEEAGIHSGDSACSLPVHSLPSELVDELERQTAALARALNVGGLMNVQYAIKDGTVYVLEVNPRASRTVPFVAKTIGRPIAKIAARIMAGEKLEDAFAHYGPLPDARNPGHIAVKEAVFPFARFPGVDILLGPEMRSTGEVMGLDRDFALAFAKSQLGAGVDLPRSGTLFVSVRDEDKAGILPAVKRLAGLGFKVLATSGTQRFLAENGVDAQKINKVLEGRPHIEDAIRNRQVQIVFNTTDGQKAVSDSKSLRRATLMQKVPYYTTLSGAAAVAEAIAALKAGSLEVRPLQEYFA; encoded by the coding sequence ATGCCAAGACGCACTGACATCAAGTCGATCCTGATCATCGGGGCCGGCCCCATCGTCATCGGCCAGGCCTGCGAGTTCGACTATTCCGGCACTCAGGCCTGCAAGGCGCTGAAGGAAGAGGGTTTCCGCGTCATCCTGGTCAATTCCAACCCGGCCACCATCATGACCGACCCGGAACTGGCAGACGCCACCTATATCGAGCCGATCACGCCTGAGGTCGTCGCCAAGATCATCGCCAAGGAACGGCCCGACGCGCTGCTGCCGACGATGGGCGGCCAGACCGCGCTCAACACCGCTTTGTCGCTGCGCCGCATGGGCGTGCTCGACCGCTACAATGTCGAGATGATCGGCGCCGACGCCACGGCCATCGACAAGGCCGAGGACCGCGCGCTGTTTCGCGAGGCGATGCACAAGATCGGGCTCGAAACGCCGAAGTCGACGCTGGCCAACGCCACCGACGTCAAGAACACCGACCGCAAGATGCACGAGGCCGAGCGCGCCGCCGTCAAGGCCGAAGCTCCCGCTGATCTCGACGCGGCGCTCGACGCGCTGGAAACCCGCTGGAACCTCGGCGAAGGCGACCGCAAGCAGCGCTACATCAGCCACGGCATGGCGATCGCCGCCCAGGCGCTCGACCATGTCGGCCTGCCCGCCATCATCCGCCCGTCCTTCACCATGGGCGGCACCGGCGGCGGCATCGCCTACAACCGCGCCGAATTCTACGAGATCGTCCAGTCCGGCCTCGACGCCTCGCCGACCACCGAAGTGCTGATCGAGGAGAGCGTACTCGGCTGGAAGGAGTATGAGATGGAGGTCGTCCGCGACAAGGCGGACAATTGCATCATCGTCTGCTCGATCGAGAACATCGACCCGATGGGCGTGCACACCGGCGATTCCATCACTGTCGCGCCGGCGCTGACGCTGACCGACAAGGAATACCAGATGATGCGCAACGCCTCGATCGCGGTGCTCAGGGAGATCGGCGTCGAGACCGGCGGCTCCAACGTGCAGTTCGCCGTCAACCCGGCCGATGGCCGTCTCGTCGTCATCGAGATGAACCCGCGCGTCTCGCGCTCGTCGGCCTTGGCTTCGAAGGCAACCGGTTTCCCGATCGCCAAGATCGCCGCGAAGCTCGCCGTCGGCTACACGCTGGACGAGCTGGAGAACGACATCACCGGCGGCGCCACGCCCGCCTCCTTCGAGCCGTCGATCGATTACGTGGTGACGAAGATCCCGCGTTTCGCCTTCGAAAAGTTCCCCGGCGCCGAGCCGGTTCTGACCACCGCGATGAAGTCGGTCGGCGAAGTCATGGCCATCGGCCGCACGTTCCAGGAATCGCTGCAGAAGGCGCTGCGTGGACTGGAGACCGGCCTGACGGGATTGGACGAGATCGAGATCCCCGGCCTCGGCTACGGCGCCGCCACCGCCAACCACGCCGATGACCGCAATGCCATCCGCGCAGCACTCGGCACGCCGACGCCGGACCGGCTGCGCATGGTGGCGCAGGCGATCCGCATGGGCACCTCGCTGGAAGACGTGCACGCCATGTGCAAGATCGACCCGTGGTTCCTCGAACAGATCGCCGGCATCGTCGCCATGGAAGCCCGCATCCGCGAGCACGGCATCCCCGCAGATGCCGTCAACCTGCGCATGCTGAAGGCGATGGGTTTTTCGGACGCCCGCCTCGCGTCGCTGACGAAGACCGACGCCGACGTGATTGCGAAAATCCGCGACAAGCTCGACGTTCATCCGGTCTTCAAGCGCATCGACACTTGCGCCGCCGAATTCGCCTCGCCCACCGCCTATATGTACTCGACCTATGAAGTGCCGTTCGCCGGCGCGCTGGCCGACGAGGCGCAGGTGTCATCGCGGAAAAAGGTCGTCATCCTCGGCGGCGGCCCCAACCGCATCGGCCAGGGCATCGAGTTCGACTATTGCTGCTGCCACGCCGCCTTCGCGCTACGCGACGCCGGCTATGAAGCGATCATGATCAACTGCAATCCGGAGACGGTCTCGACCGACTACGACACCTCCGACCGGCTCTATTTCGAGTCGCTGACGGCGGAAGACGTGCTGGAGATCCTGCGCGTCGAACAGACATCGGGCGAACTGGTCGGCGTCATCGTCCAGTTCGGCGGCCAGACGCCGCTGAAGCTCGCCGACGCGCTGGAGAAGGCCGGCATTCCGATCCTCGGCACCTCGCCCGACATGATCGATCTCGCCGAAGACCGCGACCGCTTCCAGAAGCTCTTGCACAAGCTCGGCCTCAGCCAGCCGAAGAACGGCATCGCCTATTCGGTCGAGCAGGCCCGCCTCGTCGCCGGCGAGCTCGGCTTCCCGCTGGTGGTGCGCCCCTCCTACGTGCTGGGCGGCCGCGCCATGCAGATCATCCACAGTGAAGGCATGCTGCAATCCTATCTGCTCGACACCGTTCCTGGCCTGGTGCCGGAGGACATCAAGCAAAAGTATCCCAACGACAAGACCGGCCAGATCAACACGCTGCTGGGCAAGAACCCGCTGCTGTTCGACACCTATCTGTCGGGCGCCATCGAGGTCGATGTCGACTGCCTCTGCGACGGCAAGGACACCTTCGTCTCCGGCATCCTGGAGCATATCGAAGAGGCCGGCATCCATTCGGGTGACAGTGCCTGCTCGCTCCCCGTTCACTCGCTGCCTTCGGAACTGGTCGACGAGTTGGAGCGCCAGACGGCGGCCCTTGCCCGCGCGCTCAATGTCGGCGGGTTGATGAACGTGCAGTACGCGATCAAGGACGGCACGGTCTATGTGCTGGAGGTCAACCCGCGCGCGTCGCGCACCGTGCCCTTCGTCGCCAAGACCATCGGGCGTCCCATCGCCAAGATCGCCGCCCGCATCATGGCCGGCGAGAAGCTGGAAGACGCCTTCGCCCATTACGGCCCGCTGCCCGATGCCCGCAACCCCGGCCACATCGCGGTCAAGGAAGCGGTGTTCCCCTTCGCCCGCTTCCCCGGCGTCGACATATTGCTCGGGCCGGAAATGCGCTCGACCGGCGAGGTCATGGGCCTCGACCGCGACTTCGCGCTGGCCTTCGCCAAGAGCCAGCTGGGCGCCGGCGTCGACCTGCCGCGTTCCGGCACGCTGTTCGTCTCGGTGCGCGACGAGGACAAGGCCGGCATCCTGCCGGCGGTGAAGCGCCTCGCCGGCCTCGGCTTCAAGGTGCTGGCCACCTCCGGCACGCAACGCTTCCTCGCCGAAAACGGCGTCGACGCCCAGAAGATCAACAAGGTGCTGGAAGGCCGTCCTCACATCGAAGACGCCATCCGCAACCGCCAGGTGCAGATCGTGTTCAACACGACTGATGGCCAGAAAGCGGTATCGGACTCCAAGTCGCTCCGCCGCGCCACGCTGATGCAGAAGGTGCCGTATTACACGACGCTGTCGGGCGCGGCGGCGGTGGCGGAAGCGATTGCTGCGCTGAAGGCGGGGAGCCTGGAAGTCAGGCCGTTGCAGGAGTATTTTGCTTGA
- a CDS encoding Swt1 family HEPN domain-containing protein, with protein sequence MIDLQRLELFVLKCAVIQADVEKFGRIDNPIAGWDSSVSDSGYDEYVSQFSEDSRSGARKMASYYELFYLIENDIRRIIHETLEESHGRSWWDVCVDQAVKDEVEKNRKRELELALSIRSEREIDYTTFGQLGDIIRKNWTNFAGIMSNQPALSRVLHQLNVLRGTIAHCGFLAEDEVDRLHLTIKDWFRVMAGPR encoded by the coding sequence ATGATCGACCTTCAGAGATTAGAGCTTTTCGTCTTAAAATGTGCCGTTATTCAGGCGGACGTGGAAAAATTTGGCCGAATCGACAATCCCATTGCGGGGTGGGACTCTTCTGTTTCTGATAGCGGATATGACGAGTATGTGTCTCAATTTTCCGAGGATAGCCGCTCAGGTGCTCGAAAAATGGCATCGTACTATGAATTATTCTATCTAATAGAAAATGACATTCGAAGAATAATCCACGAAACTTTGGAAGAGAGCCATGGGCGATCGTGGTGGGATGTTTGTGTTGATCAAGCAGTAAAGGATGAAGTTGAGAAGAATCGTAAGAGGGAGCTCGAACTGGCTCTTTCTATCCGATCTGAGCGAGAGATAGACTATACGACTTTTGGCCAGCTTGGCGACATAATCAGAAAAAATTGGACAAATTTCGCAGGCATTATGAGCAATCAACCGGCTCTATCAAGAGTTCTGCATCAGCTTAATGTTCTACGCGGCACGATCGCCCATTGCGGTTTTCTGGCCGAAGACGAAGTTGATCGTCTCCACCTGACAATCAAGGATTGGTTCCGCGTGATGGCGGGTCCGCGATAG
- a CDS encoding SH3 domain-containing protein, with amino-acid sequence MRRTVTLRTTLHALLAAPVLFTALPAIAEESPLVISIVSGLAPDDMLNVRATASPIGRLQARLPNGSSVKNLGCNDVNGHQWCKVEDVDNPKVGGWAPARYLIPTNPAPVADATPLTDPVVAPAVATDKPAEPATSASQTVATASAAPSTGPASPLAEATPPPASQQPPPAPPPDLAARLGSADHAAETAVNSAAAIGRAAMQDAYGLAFAAKDNHAAAEVPPDQTGQAPSPAQAADGQASDAPAANAPAADATPAVTAANDPTDDAAAPVTSAIPVPTPRPELAGAAPATNPKTVDPQSIDPQTVARVEPPTALARAPDATGEIPCARYVGQPMTRCEVSVVRNGGDKADVTVTWPDGGTRVISFYAGMPAGSNARSDFRFTREGSLSMIRVGVSERFEITDTLAFGD; translated from the coding sequence ATGAGGCGCACAGTTACGCTCCGAACGACGTTGCACGCGCTGCTTGCCGCCCCGGTGTTGTTCACGGCGCTGCCGGCCATCGCCGAGGAATCGCCGCTCGTCATCTCGATTGTCAGCGGTCTTGCGCCTGACGATATGCTGAATGTCCGCGCCACGGCATCACCGATCGGCAGGCTTCAGGCGCGGCTGCCCAATGGTTCCAGCGTGAAGAACCTCGGCTGCAACGATGTCAACGGCCATCAATGGTGCAAGGTCGAGGACGTCGACAATCCCAAGGTGGGCGGCTGGGCCCCTGCCCGCTACCTGATCCCGACCAATCCCGCACCTGTCGCCGATGCCACGCCTCTGACGGATCCTGTCGTGGCGCCGGCGGTCGCCACCGACAAGCCCGCCGAGCCCGCCACCAGCGCGTCGCAAACCGTTGCAACGGCCAGCGCGGCTCCGTCGACCGGGCCCGCGAGCCCCTTGGCCGAAGCCACGCCGCCGCCTGCTTCGCAACAGCCCCCGCCTGCCCCGCCGCCCGATCTGGCGGCGCGGCTGGGCAGCGCCGACCACGCGGCGGAAACCGCTGTGAATTCCGCCGCCGCGATCGGCCGCGCCGCCATGCAGGATGCCTACGGCCTGGCCTTCGCGGCGAAGGACAATCACGCGGCCGCCGAGGTCCCGCCGGACCAGACCGGGCAGGCGCCGAGCCCGGCCCAGGCAGCCGACGGCCAGGCATCCGACGCCCCGGCAGCCAACGCACCAGCAGCCGATGCGACGCCCGCCGTGACGGCAGCGAACGACCCCACCGACGATGCCGCAGCCCCTGTCACGTCAGCAATTCCGGTTCCGACACCACGTCCTGAACTGGCAGGCGCGGCGCCGGCGACAAACCCGAAAACCGTGGACCCGCAGTCCATCGACCCGCAAACCGTCGCGCGTGTCGAACCGCCGACGGCGCTGGCGCGCGCTCCCGATGCCACCGGCGAGATTCCTTGTGCCCGCTATGTCGGCCAGCCGATGACGCGCTGCGAGGTCAGCGTCGTGCGCAATGGCGGCGACAAGGCCGACGTCACCGTGACCTGGCCGGATGGCGGCACGCGCGTCATCTCCTTCTACGCCGGCATGCCCGCCGGCTCGAACGCGCGCAGCGATTTCCGCTTCACCCGCGAAGGCAGCCTGAGCATGATCCGCGTCGGCGTCTCCGAGCGCTTCGAGATCACGGACACGCTGGCGTTCGGGGATTGA
- a CDS encoding metallophosphoesterase family protein, whose protein sequence is MRIAVLADIHGNVLALEAVLRDLKQRGGTDLTVNLGDSVSGPLWPRETFARLEALALPTVRGNHDRRVAADPADDEMWPSDRYAQERLTEAQREALFAQPLTLEIAPGVIAFHARPEHDEKYLTDAVVDGHLVRAPIATIQRRLGNLDPIYRIVLCGHSHRSELIRLPGGPVIFNPGSIGCPAYDDSTPPAHVSEQGSPHARYGIVTLGEAGNPDRFETVAVDYDHEAAARQAEQAGRPEWAYALRTGFMPR, encoded by the coding sequence ATGCGCATTGCCGTTCTCGCTGATATCCACGGCAATGTACTGGCGCTGGAAGCCGTGCTGCGCGACCTGAAGCAGCGCGGCGGCACCGACCTCACCGTCAATCTCGGCGACAGCGTCTCCGGCCCGCTCTGGCCACGCGAGACGTTTGCGCGTCTGGAAGCGCTCGCCCTGCCGACGGTGCGTGGCAACCACGACCGCCGTGTCGCCGCCGACCCGGCCGACGACGAGATGTGGCCTTCCGACCGCTACGCGCAGGAGCGGCTGACAGAGGCGCAGCGCGAAGCCCTGTTCGCCCAGCCGCTGACGCTGGAGATCGCGCCTGGCGTCATCGCCTTCCACGCCCGTCCCGAGCACGATGAGAAATACCTGACCGACGCGGTGGTCGATGGCCATCTGGTACGCGCGCCCATCGCCACCATCCAGCGGCGGCTTGGAAATCTCGACCCTATTTACCGCATCGTGCTGTGCGGCCACAGCCATCGCAGCGAATTGATCCGCTTGCCCGGCGGTCCCGTCATCTTCAATCCGGGCAGCATCGGCTGCCCGGCCTATGACGATTCAACGCCACCGGCGCATGTGTCCGAACAGGGTTCGCCCCATGCACGCTACGGTATCGTTACACTGGGCGAAGCGGGCAATCCCGACCGTTTCGAGACGGTTGCCGTCGACTACGACCATGAGGCGGCGGCGCGCCAGGCCGAGCAGGCGGGACGGCCGGAATGGGCCTATGCGCTGCGCACCGGCTTCATGCCCCGTTGA
- a CDS encoding ArsR/SmtB family transcription factor, giving the protein MTLPHPNTDQISLPIVLGVLGDPTRLAIVRYLASKEGVPLNCSQFLDLGSKTNLSYHLAKLREAGVTRAEVVGTNRMITLRRADLDARFPGLLDSVIAAAGDDPALPAVGGHDIEIPA; this is encoded by the coding sequence ATGACCTTGCCCCACCCCAATACGGACCAGATCAGCCTGCCGATCGTGCTTGGCGTGCTCGGCGACCCGACGCGGCTCGCCATCGTGCGCTATCTCGCCAGCAAGGAAGGCGTGCCGCTGAACTGCAGCCAGTTCCTCGATCTCGGCTCAAAGACCAATCTGAGCTATCACCTGGCCAAATTGCGCGAGGCCGGCGTCACCCGCGCCGAAGTGGTCGGTACAAACCGGATGATCACGCTGCGCCGCGCCGATCTCGACGCCCGCTTCCCGGGCCTGCTCGACAGCGTTATCGCGGCAGCCGGCGATGATCCGGCGCTGCCGGCGGTCGGCGGACACGACATCGAAATCCCTGCCTGA